A single window of Triplophysa rosa linkage group LG2, Trosa_1v2, whole genome shotgun sequence DNA harbors:
- the spag7 gene encoding sperm-associated antigen 7 homolog, which translates to MADLLGSILSSMEKPPTVHDQESRRKAREQAARLKKMEEDEKRKKAEFRKKMEKEVSHFIQDSTQQKKKYNPMGKIERSILHDVAEVAGLTSFSFGEDEESRYVMLFKREFAPSDEELEAYRKGEEWDPQKAEERRKLKEQAALEMEAASRTQMRPVSPNSNYRDKYSHLIGTSAAKDAAHTLQANQSYGCVPVANKRDTRSIEEAMNEIRAKKRLKKGEEEAAGSGSNV; encoded by the exons ATGGCGGACCTCTTGGGCTCGATCTTGAGCTCGATGGAGAAACCTCCAACCGTTCACGACCAGGAAAGCCGGCGGAAAGCTAGAG AACAAGCAGCCAGGCTGAAGAAGATGGAGGAGGATGAGAAGAGGAAAAAAGCAGAGTTTCGAAAAAAG atggAGAAGGAGGTGTCACACTTTATTCAGGACAGCACGCAACAGAAGAAGAAGTATAACCCAATGGGAAAGATTGAGCGAAGCATATT GCATGATGTGGCAGAGGTGGCAGGCCTGACCTCTTTTTCCTTTGGTGAGGATGAAGAAAGCAGATATGTCATGCTGTTTAAAAGG GAATTTGCACCGTCAGATGAGGAACTGGAGGCGTATCGTAAAGGTGAGGAGTGGGATCCACAGAAAGCCGAGGAGAGACGCAAGCTAAAG GAGCAGGCCGCATTGGAGATGGAAGCGGCCAGTCGCACTCAGATGAGACCTGTCTCACCCAATTCAAACTACAGAGACAAATACAGCCATCTGATTGGGACGTCTGCAGCTAAAGACGCTGCCCACACTCTACAAGCCAACCAGTCATACGGCTGTG TCCCTGTGGCCAATAAGAGGGACACACGCTCCATCGAGGAAGCCATGAATGAGATCAGAGCCAAAAAACGGCTGAAGAAGGGTGAAGAAGAGGCAGCTGGCAGTGGAAGTAATGTGTGA